CGACCGCGACCGTGACCGGTGTGGCGCGCGGAAGCGCGGTCGTCACTATCACAGCGGCCGATCCGGCGGGCCTCCAGGCCAACCAGGGATTCAACGTGACGGTGGGCCAGAGCGGCGTGAAGGAGGCGACGGTCGCCATCTTCGGGTTGCGGAACGTGGAGGACCGGTCGAAGTCCATCAACCCGACCAACGTGTTTGGTGATGTCGCCGTCATCCTCGACGTCCAGAACAACGATGAAACGGTCGCGGGGATCGGCCTCACCCTGAACGACGAGGAGATTCAGTGCCGTGGCAACATCGGCGCGGATCTCGCGGCATCCGGCGGGCAGATCGAGGTGGACTGCTTCTTCGACACCAACGCCGTGGACGGCGAGTGCGTGGGGATGCAGTTGCAACCGCGCTACGCCAACGGCGAGTACAACCTCGGCGCGTTCCTCGTCACCGCGGAGGGCGAGCGGCGCGAGGTCGTCGCCACGCAGCCGATCACGCTGAAGAATTCCGGCTACGTGATCATCGCCCACGAGGCGGGTGCGAATTCCGTGGTGTCGAACACGACCAAGGGTCTGACGTTCTACGGCGGGCCTCCGGGCGAGGACGACGAGAACCGGAACAGCTTCCACGCCTGCCCAGTGTCCTACAAGGGCACAACGGTGGGCTCGATGCAACTCGGCAGCATCCACACGAACACGGCGCGTCCGGATCCGGTGGCGACGGATCCACAGCCCGCTTATGGTGCCGGTCTGCTGAGCTTCAGGCGGGCCAACGGCAGGCCGCACGATCCGGTCGACGACGAGGCGCCGTTCACATGGCCGATCAGCACGGCTTCCTGGACGGGCAACAGCGCCGTGGAGAACATACCGGGCGAGAACGAGTTCTGGATCGAGAACCGGGGTCTCATCAAGAACGCCGACGGGCTCGACGTGAGCGGCGAGTTCCGCAAGGACGGCAATGCGGCGAATACGCACAAGGAAGGTCCGTTCCAGTTCGACTTCAGCGCACCGCGCCTGAACGACGACGACGGCGACTCGGAAGTCGCGATCAGCTACGTCACCGGAGGCAGGCGCGTCACCCGAAGCATCGGCAGCGCGACGGGCAACATGTTCTCCCCCGGTTCGAGTTCGTCTCCCGCGCGCCTGGTCGTATCGGACGTCGCGGAGGCCGGCGTGGGCGGTGTGAACGAGGTCATCGCGGTGGGCGATTGCACGATCGCGGCTAACACCGACTCCCGGTCGAGCACCGATTTCGTGGCCGGTGACGGGATGGACGACATACGTAACATCGCCGAGCTGCCCGAGGACGACGCGGAGGCCAATCCGGGCGACGAGGGCGGACTCGACTGCTACACCGCCGAGTTGCAGGAGTTGACGGACGCGATCGGCAACTCGACGTGGCTCGGGAACGTCCGGATTCAGTCGGCCGCGGCCTTCGGCGTCGACAAGACGCCACCGGAGGTCACCGACGTCGAGCCGGAAGGCGAAGTCGTGTTCAAGGGACGCGGCACCACTGCGAGTCCTACCGCCGAGTTCATCTTCTTCGACGCCAACGATCCGGATCTGGAGACGGGCGATGAGGGCAGCGGGTGCTGCTTATTCACGCCCCAGCGGTACTACAGCGGAGCGTACCGAACGGCCAACGCGGGCTGGAGCGTTTCTAGCAGGTTCGGTGACGATACGTACGGCGGTAGCATCGCCGGTCTGGACGACGGGGCGTATCGGCTGCGCGCGATCGCGTGGGACCGCAGCACGCCGGGCAACGGCAGTGTCGCACTCTACTCGTTCGTCAAGGACACGAAGGCGCCGACGTTCAGCTTGGGCGCGAGCCCCGGTGGCGCCATCAACGCGGGCTCTTCCTCGTCCATCACGGTGGTGGTGAGCGGCACGATCAAGGACGCGAACCCGGTCGAGGAAGCCCTGCTGACCGTGATGATGCAAGGGACGGGCGACGGCAGCTCGAACGACATCTGCGGCGGTGACGACACGACCGATACCGAGCTGCCGCGGTCGCGGGCTCGCAAGTACGACCTGGAGAACGACACCAAGACGATCGAGTTCAGCCAGTCGGTCACGATCGGGCGGGCGCCGGGCGGCGGCATGGAGAACCTCTGCTTCAACCTCAAGCTGACGGACTCGGCCGTCGACCATGAGGGCGACGACAACGGCAACGAGTCGATGTACTCGGCCGGCAACTTCTCGGTGAACTGGGGCCTCGGAGTCAACGTGACCGAGGATAAGTTGTCCGTACCGGAAGGCGGCGAAGCCACCTATGGGGTGAGCCTGCAGTCCGCGCCGGTCGGAGACGTCACTGTGACGCCGCGCACGAGCAACTCGCACGTAACGTTTACTCCTGCGACCCTCACGTTCACCACCACCGACTTCGGGACTGCCCAGACGGTCACGGTGTCGGCCGTCGAGGATACTGATGCGGTGAACGAGGCGACGACGATCTCCCACAGCGCCTCGGGCGGGGGCTACAGCAACGTGAGCATAGCCTCGGTCGCGGTGACTCAAGCGGACAACGACGCCACGCTGGCGGTGGATGTGGACTCGATCGACGAGGGCGTAATCGACACGGTGACGGTGACCGTGGAGTTGGCGACCGCAGCGACGGCCGAAACGACCGTTACGCTCACGTTGACCGACAACGTCCCCGACGATGACAACAACGAGGATCCGGTGATCGCCAAAGTCGGCCCGGGCGAGAACCCGACCGCCACCGATCGGACCATCACGATCGCGTCCGGCGCAAAGAAGGGAACGATCGAGCTCGAGATCGAGGTTGGCGAACTCGACGGGACACGGGATCGTAGGATCACGGTGACGGGCACGTTCACTCACATCAGCGGTACCAACGTCACCGACCCGGACGAGGTGCGCATCACGCTCGTCAACGACGATTCATGATGGCGCTCCGGTGAGGCTGGCGGCTTGAAGGGTTGAGCCGCGTAAGCCGAACCGAGGGCAAACGGGAGCCCCTCGCGGATTCGCGGGGGGCTCCTTTTTTCTTAGGGAAGAGTTTCCTTTCACCCGACTTGTTGGGCCGTCGGGTCTGTCGGGAGAAGAGCCGGGAGGGCTGACCGAATGAACGGAAAAACGAATCGCTACCGCACCCTGGGCTTCGCGAGCGCACTCGTTGCGGCTCTCATCGGCGGTGTCTCCTGCGGCGGAGACGGGACGACGGATCCGCCCCCGCCGCCTCCGCCACCGCCTCCGGCGCCTGTGGCTCCGGTGGCGGTCGGGTCGATCCCGGCCCAGGTCATGACCGTGGGGCAGACGGTGACGGTGGACGTGACGCCGTTCTTCCGCGATCCCGACGGGGGCGCCCTGACGTATACGGCCGCATCGTCGGCCACGGCCGTGCTCACCGTGTCGCTGACCGGCAGTAACCTGACGCTGACGGCGGTGGCGCCGGGGACGGCGACCGTGACCGTGACGGCCACCGATCCTGGCGGCCTGACGGCCACGCAGAGCGCGGGGGTGACGGTCGAGGCGGCCAACGAGGCGCCGGAGGCGGTGGGCACGATTCCCGCGCAGGCGATGACCGTGGGCCAGACGGCGACCGTGGACGTGGCGGCCTTCTTCAGCGACCCGGACGGCGACGCGCTGACGTACACGGCAGGGTCGAGCAATGAGGCGGCGGTCACGGCCGGGCTCGAGGGCAGCAGCCTGACGCTGACGGCCGTGGCCGTGGGCACGGCGACGGTGACGGTGACCGCCGCCGACCCGGACGGTCTGACGGCCTTGCAGAGCGCGGAGGTGACGGTCGAGGCGGCCAACCAGGCACCGGAGGCCGTGAGCGCGATCCCGGCGCAGACGTTGTCCGCCGGTGATACGGTGACGGTGGACGTGTCCGCCTACTTCACCGATCCGGACGGGGACGGATTGAGCTACGAGGCGGAATCGAGCGACGCGGACGCCCTCGCGGCCGGGATCGAGGGCAGCAGCCTGACGCTCGCGGCGGTGGCGCCGGGGACGGCGACGGTGACCGTGACGGCCACCGACCCGGGCGGCCTGAGCGCGACGCAGAGTGCGGAGGTGACGGTCGAGGCGGCCAACCAGGCACCGGAGCCGGTGGGCGCGATCCCGGCGCAGACGATGACAGCGGGGCAGACGGCTGAAGTGGACATATCGATTTTCTTCACCGATCCGGACGGCGATGACCTGTCGTACGGGGCGGAGTCGGGCGATGCGGGCGTGGTCTCGGTCGCCCTGTCGGGCAGCACGCTGACGCTGACGGCGGTGTCAGCCGGGACGGCGACGGTGACGGCGACGGCGACGGATCCGGGCGGTCTTTCGGCGACTCAGAGCGCCGAGGTCACGGTGGCGGCGAGCGCCGGATTCCGGGACGACTTCGATTCGGCCGCCAGCCTGGACGACTGGGAGATATTGAACGCCGACGCCTCCGTCGCGGATGGTCTCCTGCGCTTGACCAACACCACGGATGGTTTGCTCGGAATCGCGGAACGCGAGGTCGACCCGGTGCTTACGGACTGGACGATCCGGGTCAGGATGGGCCGGGCCGCGGACGATGGAACCGTGCGGATGTATTGGTTCACGGAGCACCCGCGCTATCAGGCCTTTGGCGTATCGCTTGGCCCGCAAAGTCAAGGGCACAACTACAGGTTCCTTCTCTGGGACGATGATGAGTCGGCCTGGTTTTTTCTCGGAGACCAGAGCGGTAACTCGGATGCGATTCGAGATGCGCCGGGCGAGTTCACGGACGTCACGATTGGGTGGGACGGCGATGAGTTCTTCCTGATGGCGGGAGACACCGAACTCTGGAGATTAACTCCGAACGCGACGTTTCGTGCAGCCTTTGGCAGCGTGACCGATATCTGGTTGGCGGGGAGCGGAGACAGCGGCGCCGCACAACGCTTCGATTGGTTCGAGGTCACAGGCACGGAGAGCAGCGCGGCGATGTCGAGTAGGGCGAGAGCCGCTCGCGATCTTGTGAAACAAGCCGCTGACGCGACGGAGCGTGGATTGGACCGCGCCGGCAGCAAGCAGTGAACCGGAAAGCC
The DNA window shown above is from Candidatus Palauibacter soopunensis and carries:
- a CDS encoding Ig-like domain-containing protein, with protein sequence MNGKTNRYRTLGFASALVAALIGGVSCGGDGTTDPPPPPPPPPPAPVAPVAVGSIPAQVMTVGQTVTVDVTPFFRDPDGGALTYTAASSATAVLTVSLTGSNLTLTAVAPGTATVTVTATDPGGLTATQSAGVTVEAANEAPEAVGTIPAQAMTVGQTATVDVAAFFSDPDGDALTYTAGSSNEAAVTAGLEGSSLTLTAVAVGTATVTVTAADPDGLTALQSAEVTVEAANQAPEAVSAIPAQTLSAGDTVTVDVSAYFTDPDGDGLSYEAESSDADALAAGIEGSSLTLAAVAPGTATVTVTATDPGGLSATQSAEVTVEAANQAPEPVGAIPAQTMTAGQTAEVDISIFFTDPDGDDLSYGAESGDAGVVSVALSGSTLTLTAVSAGTATVTATATDPGGLSATQSAEVTVAASAGFRDDFDSAASLDDWEILNADASVADGLLRLTNTTDGLLGIAEREVDPVLTDWTIRVRMGRAADDGTVRMYWFTEHPRYQAFGVSLGPQSQGHNYRFLLWDDDESAWFFLGDQSGNSDAIRDAPGEFTDVTIGWDGDEFFLMAGDTELWRLTPNATFRAAFGSVTDIWLAGSGDSGAAQRFDWFEVTGTESSAAMSSRARAARDLVKQAADATERGLDRAGSKQ